The sequence agtcttgCCTTGACAgattggagacgcacatggccaacatgggtgatgtacttcaatccatggagactagcattgggcagttggcgaacgcactgaaggataataacagaggccagtttccgagcaacactgaggtaaatcctAAGGAGAAGTGCAATGCTATCGtgttgaggagtggaaagcAAGTAGATAGAGAAGAAAGCCAGCCATCTGAAACGTCTGAAAACGTTGATgttgaagaaaagaaaatttcgGAAGCGGTCGAGGAGAAGGAGATTAAAACTGAGCAGAAActgatgtacaagcctccacttccatatccccagagattcaagaagaagGTGTTGGATGAACAGTTTGCCAAGTTTCTtgagatcttcaagaaacttcatatcaatattCCATTCGCCGATGCTTTGctgcaaatgccgaattatgccaaATTCTTGAAGGAAGTGATGTCGAGGAAGAGCAAGTTGGAAGAGTTCGAGACAGTGAATCTGACTGAGGAGTGCAGTGCTATCCTGCAAAAAAAGctaccacaaaaattaaaagatccagggagttttataaTTCCTTGCATTATTGGTTCTTCTCATTTTAATAATGTACTTTGcaatttaggagctagcattaatttgatgtctttgtctgttttcagaaacttaggacttggcgaggtgaagcccacGACGATCGCATTACAGCTAGCcgatagatctatcacatatccgtgTGGAATCATcgaggatgttttggtaaaaatagataagtttatttttcctaTGGATTTTGTGGTGTTGGATATGGAGGAAGATGGAAATATGCCACTGATATtagggagacctttcttggccactgctgatgccaagattGAGGTGAAGAATTGtgagttgtcgatgggtgtggtcGTGTGGATGGCAAAAgagttatttttaacatattcaagaaatcaagtaaTCCACCCATCAAGGAATTATGCATGATTGAGAGAGTTGTGAAGCTGGATGGCCATCCCAAACTTGTTCATGAGGTAGATTCAAAGAAGAATGATCCGAAGGTgccaaaaaagaagaagaaaacgaaAAAGAAATGAAAGTTTAAAAAGgttgttgaatttatttgg comes from Henckelia pumila isolate YLH828 chromosome 4, ASM3356847v2, whole genome shotgun sequence and encodes:
- the LOC140861754 gene encoding uncharacterized protein, coding for MYKPPLPYPQRFKKKVLDEQFAKFLEIFKKLHINIPFADALLQMPNYAKFLKEVMSRKSKLEEFETVNLTEECRLGEVKPTTIALQLADRSITYPCGIIEDVLVKIDKFIFPMDFVVLDMEEDGNMPLILGRPFLATADAKIEVKNCELSMGVVVWMAKELFLTYSRNQVIHPSRNYA